A part of Olleya sp. Bg11-27 genomic DNA contains:
- a CDS encoding 3-oxoacyl-ACP synthase III family protein, whose translation MYNSKIIGLGKYLPDNVVTNEDLSKMMDTNDEWITERTGIKERRWVEKDSGDTTATMGVKAAKQAIERSGIDKDDIDFIIFATLSPDMYFPGPGVQVQHALDIKTVGALDVRNQCSGFVYALSVADNFIKTGMYKNILVIGSELHSGGLDKTTRGRGVTVIFGDGAGAAVLTREEDNSKGILSTHLHSQGEHAEELVLVAPGMGKRWVSDILADNDPNDESYFPHMNGQFVFKNAVVRFSEVIMEGLAKNNLEKENIDMLIPHQANLRIAQFIQKRFGLSDDQVFNNIMKYGNTTAASIPIALCEAWEEGKIKTGDNVVLAAFGSGFTWGSVIIKW comes from the coding sequence ATGTACAATTCGAAAATTATTGGTTTAGGTAAATATCTACCTGACAACGTGGTCACAAATGAGGATTTATCTAAAATGATGGATACTAATGATGAGTGGATTACAGAACGTACGGGGATAAAAGAAAGACGTTGGGTAGAGAAAGACTCTGGTGATACAACCGCTACAATGGGTGTTAAAGCTGCTAAACAAGCGATAGAACGTTCTGGAATAGATAAAGATGATATAGACTTTATCATTTTTGCAACCTTAAGTCCTGATATGTATTTTCCTGGTCCAGGTGTGCAAGTGCAACATGCTTTAGATATTAAAACAGTGGGTGCTTTGGATGTACGTAACCAATGTTCTGGTTTTGTATATGCGTTATCTGTTGCCGATAATTTTATAAAAACGGGTATGTATAAAAACATATTGGTTATTGGTAGTGAGCTGCATTCAGGAGGTTTAGATAAAACGACAAGAGGGCGTGGTGTAACTGTTATTTTTGGAGATGGTGCAGGAGCAGCAGTATTAACACGTGAAGAAGATAATAGTAAAGGTATTTTATCAACGCATTTGCATAGTCAAGGTGAACATGCTGAAGAGTTAGTTTTAGTAGCACCAGGAATGGGGAAACGTTGGGTGAGTGATATCCTTGCAGATAACGATCCAAATGACGAAAGTTACTTCCCGCACATGAATGGTCAATTTGTATTTAAAAATGCAGTCGTCCGTTTTAGTGAAGTGATTATGGAAGGTTTAGCAAAAAACAATTTAGAAAAGGAAAACATTGATATGTTGATTCCGCATCAAGCTAATTTACGTATTGCACAATTTATACAAAAGCGTTTTGGATTAAGTGATGACCAAGTGTTTAATAATATTATGAAATATGGTAATACAACTGCGGCCTCTATTCCAATAGCTTTATGTGAAGCCTGGGAAGAAGGTAAAATCAAAACAGGTGATAATGTTGTATTAGCTGCGTTTGGGAGTGGATTTACTTGGGGAAGTGTCATTATTAAATGGTAA
- the htpG gene encoding molecular chaperone HtpG: MAKGSINVSVENIFPLIKKFLYSDHEIFLRELISNGTDATLKLKHLTTIGESKAEYGNPVIEVKIDKEGKKLHIIDQGLGMTADEVEKYINQVAFSGAEEFLDKYKDSAKDSGIIGHFGLGFYSAFMVAEKVEIITKSHKEGTKGAHWTCDGSPEFTLEDADKTDRGTEIILHIAEDSLEFLEEARISSLLYKYNKFMPIPIKFGTKEINDPEHTPATTKDAEGKETTEPQKKITVDNIINNPTPAWTKQPADLTDEDYTNFYRELYPAQHEDPLFHIHLNVDYPFNLTGILYFPKMSQDMAMQKDKIQLYQNQVYVTDNVEGIVPEFLTMLRGVIDSPDIPLNVSRSYLQADGAVKKISSYISRKVADKLKSLFNNNREEFEAKWNDIKIVIEYGMLSEDKFFDKADAFALYPTVDNKYYTYEELLNAIKAKQTDKDGKLVILYTSNQEAQHSYVEAAKDKGYEVLLLDSPIISHLMQKLESTKENITFSRVDADSIDKLIAKDETTISKLDDAQTKTLDELLKEVVPSDKFMVQLEAMDSNATPFMITQPEFMRRMKEMQASGGGGGMQMFGNMPEMYNLVVNTNSELVNEILNTEAKDKQADLITQSLDLARLSQGLLKGKELSDFIKRSYALLK; the protein is encoded by the coding sequence ATGGCAAAAGGAAGTATTAATGTTTCAGTAGAAAACATTTTCCCATTAATTAAAAAATTCTTGTACAGTGATCACGAAATATTTTTACGTGAGCTGATAAGTAATGGTACAGATGCAACATTAAAATTAAAGCATTTAACGACTATTGGCGAATCTAAAGCCGAATACGGAAACCCAGTAATCGAGGTTAAAATTGATAAAGAAGGTAAAAAACTTCATATTATCGATCAAGGTTTAGGGATGACGGCAGACGAGGTTGAAAAGTATATCAATCAAGTTGCATTTTCTGGAGCTGAAGAGTTTTTAGACAAGTATAAGGACAGTGCTAAAGATTCTGGAATTATCGGACACTTTGGTTTAGGGTTTTACTCTGCCTTTATGGTTGCAGAAAAAGTAGAAATTATTACTAAATCTCATAAAGAAGGAACAAAAGGAGCACATTGGACCTGTGATGGCTCTCCAGAATTTACTTTAGAAGACGCTGACAAAACAGATAGAGGAACGGAGATTATCTTGCACATCGCAGAAGATTCTCTTGAGTTTTTAGAAGAAGCACGTATCAGTAGTTTATTGTATAAGTACAACAAGTTTATGCCTATTCCAATCAAATTTGGAACTAAAGAAATAAACGATCCTGAGCATACTCCTGCAACGACAAAAGATGCTGAAGGTAAAGAAACAACTGAGCCTCAGAAAAAAATCACTGTAGATAATATTATTAATAATCCTACACCAGCTTGGACTAAACAACCAGCAGATTTAACGGATGAAGATTATACTAACTTTTACAGAGAGTTATACCCTGCACAACACGAAGATCCATTATTCCACATTCACTTAAATGTAGATTATCCATTTAATCTTACAGGTATTTTATACTTCCCTAAGATGTCTCAGGATATGGCGATGCAAAAGGATAAAATCCAATTGTACCAAAACCAAGTATACGTTACAGATAATGTAGAAGGGATTGTACCAGAATTTTTAACGATGTTACGTGGTGTGATTGACAGTCCAGACATCCCATTAAACGTATCTCGTAGTTATTTACAAGCAGATGGTGCTGTTAAAAAAATATCATCTTACATCTCTCGTAAAGTCGCAGACAAATTAAAATCGTTATTCAACAACAATCGTGAAGAGTTTGAAGCGAAGTGGAATGACATTAAAATTGTTATCGAATATGGTATGTTATCTGAAGACAAATTCTTCGATAAAGCAGATGCGTTTGCATTATACCCAACGGTAGATAACAAATACTACACTTATGAGGAGTTATTAAACGCTATCAAAGCAAAACAAACAGATAAGGATGGTAAATTAGTTATCCTTTATACTAGTAACCAAGAAGCGCAACACAGTTATGTGGAAGCTGCAAAAGACAAAGGTTATGAAGTGTTATTGTTAGATAGTCCTATTATTTCGCATTTAATGCAAAAATTAGAATCGACTAAAGAAAACATTACTTTTTCTCGTGTAGATGCAGATTCTATTGACAAGTTAATTGCTAAGGACGAAACTACAATTTCTAAATTAGACGATGCGCAAACAAAAACGTTAGACGAGTTATTGAAAGAAGTGGTGCCTTCTGATAAATTCATGGTACAATTAGAGGCTATGGACAGTAACGCTACACCATTTATGATTACACAACCAGAATTTATGCGTCGTATGAAAGAGATGCAAGCGTCTGGCGGTGGCGGTGGTATGCAAATGTTTGGTAACATGCCAGAAATGTATAACCTTGTGGTTAATACAAACTCAGAGCTTGTTAACGAGATTTTAAATACTGAAGCTAAGGACAAACAAGCGGATTTAATTACGCAAAGTTTAGATTTAGCACGTTTATCTCAAGGTCTTTTAAAAGGAAAAGAATTATCAGACTTTATCAAACGTAGTTATGCTTTATTAAAGTAA